In one window of Candidatus Binatia bacterium DNA:
- a CDS encoding DUF433 domain-containing protein, translating into MTVTDRIEINPKVMLGKPVIRGTRIPIELILRKLSEGATENDLLDAYPRLSREDIQAAIGYAADTLA; encoded by the coding sequence ATGACCGTTACCGACCGTATAGAAATCAACCCCAAGGTGATGCTGGGGAAACCTGTCATTCGCGGTACCCGTATTCCCATCGAATTGATTCTCAGAAAGCTGAGCGAAGGGGCGACTGAAAATGACCTGCTCGACGCCTACCCCCGGCTTTCGCGGGAAGACATCCAAGCGGCCATAGGCTACGCCGCCGACACGTTGGCGTGA
- a CDS encoding glutathione S-transferase family protein yields MAIKLYDAVPSSNSDRVKIALHEKSLAYERVTLDLARRDQKRPEFLQLNPYGKVPVIDDGGKVLFESCIINEYLDERYPDPPLMPKDAYLRGRGRVFIDYGLNHLHEPYWVLRNEIFFKKESERNAPLMEEKRGALRELLRYLEDALGDQPYFLGEFSLTDVALWPRFGRMVDYGVLPAAALPRLGAWCERMKSRPSIKKLAG; encoded by the coding sequence ATGGCTATTAAGTTGTACGACGCCGTGCCGTCGTCGAACAGCGACAGGGTGAAGATCGCTCTCCACGAGAAAAGTCTCGCGTACGAGCGCGTGACCCTCGATCTCGCGCGGCGGGACCAAAAGCGACCGGAATTCTTGCAGCTGAATCCGTACGGTAAGGTTCCCGTCATAGACGACGGCGGCAAAGTACTCTTCGAATCCTGCATCATCAACGAGTATCTCGACGAACGCTACCCCGACCCGCCGCTGATGCCCAAAGATGCGTATCTCCGCGGCCGCGGACGGGTCTTCATCGATTACGGCCTGAACCACCTGCACGAGCCTTATTGGGTGCTCAGGAACGAGATTTTTTTCAAGAAAGAATCCGAGCGGAACGCGCCGCTGATGGAAGAGAAGCGCGGCGCGCTCCGAGAGCTGCTGCGCTATCTGGAGGACGCGCTCGGCGACCAGCCCTATTTCCTGGGCGAGTTCAGTCTCACCGACGTCGCGCTGTGGCCGCGCTTCGGCCGCATGGTGGACTACGGCGTCCTGCCGGCGGCGGCGCTGCCGCGTCTCGGCGCATGGTGCGAGCGCATGAAGTCGCGCCCTTCGATCAAGAAATTAGCAGGATAA